A window from Marinagarivorans cellulosilyticus encodes these proteins:
- a CDS encoding branched-chain amino acid transaminase codes for MNFADRDGVIWFDGEMVPWRDARVHVLTHTLHYGMGVFEGVRAYHAGDKGSCIFKLQEHTDRLFRSAHIMRMEMPYSKEELNEAQRAVVRENNLDEAYLRPMAFLGSEGMGLRADALKTHVIVAAWNWPSYMSPEAKENGIKIRTSSYTRHHVNITMCKAKANGNYINSMLALREALDSGCEEALLLDNEGYVAEGSGENFFMVRDGIIYTPELTSCLDGITRKTIFQLAEDCGYEIREKRITRDEVYVADEAFFTGTAAEVLPIREYDGRIIGEGKRGPVTTILQDLYFKAVKGELPAHTDWLAPVK; via the coding sequence ATGAATTTTGCCGATCGTGATGGCGTAATTTGGTTTGATGGCGAAATGGTACCTTGGCGCGATGCTCGCGTTCACGTACTCACCCACACATTGCACTACGGCATGGGCGTTTTTGAAGGTGTGCGTGCTTACCACGCTGGCGATAAAGGCAGCTGCATATTCAAGCTGCAAGAGCATACCGACCGCTTGTTCCGCTCTGCCCATATTATGCGTATGGAAATGCCCTACAGCAAAGAAGAGCTAAACGAAGCGCAACGCGCCGTAGTAAGGGAAAACAACCTCGACGAGGCTTACCTTCGCCCGATGGCTTTTTTAGGCTCTGAAGGCATGGGCCTACGTGCCGATGCGCTGAAAACACACGTGATCGTCGCCGCTTGGAACTGGCCCTCTTATATGTCGCCAGAAGCCAAAGAAAATGGCATTAAGATCCGCACCTCTAGCTACACGCGTCACCACGTGAATATCACCATGTGTAAAGCCAAAGCGAACGGCAACTACATTAACTCTATGCTAGCGCTGCGCGAAGCCTTGGATAGCGGTTGTGAAGAGGCTTTGCTGTTGGATAACGAAGGTTACGTTGCTGAAGGCAGCGGTGAAAACTTTTTCATGGTGCGCGATGGTATTATTTACACCCCAGAGCTAACCAGCTGCCTAGACGGCATTACGCGTAAAACCATCTTCCAATTAGCTGAAGACTGCGGCTACGAAATTCGTGAAAAGCGCATTACCCGTGATGAAGTATACGTTGCCGACGAAGCCTTCTTTACCGGAACTGCCGCTGAAGTATTGCCTATCCGTGAATATGACGGTCGCATTATTGGCGAAGGAAAACGTGGCCCCGTCACAACCATCCTTCAAGACTTATATTTCAAAGCGGTTAAAGGCGAGCTTCCAGCGCATACCGATTGGCTTGCCCCGGTTAAGTAA
- a CDS encoding protein kinase domain-containing protein translates to MNNNDDANNKHDATVVQHKAQSKASAPEETVVQAKPPAEEKTDRRQTLSTGNRDEALTRFYADLKSGENTEGFSQAKQIANAALAENKILLNKRFVLESVIGVGGMGTVYLAKDLRKIEANDLKPNVAVKVLNDNFKNHPDAFVTLQREASRSHTLSHPNIVTVHDFDRDGDVIFMTMEFLEGQPLDALIREYPSGLPVERATTIIQGFCDALIHAHSKGIIHSDLKPGNIFVTDSSAKVLDFGIARSVSQTAVAGDFDAGSLGALTPAYATLEMFEGKEPHPSDDVYATAIIAYQILTGKHPYNNHSAQEAIKKGIKLVKPEAINKYQWQALESALALKRSERTPSIEQFLATFNHVKKVPYFKLLSGGLLVAVAALGYAIFSAPDEVALAIDNTYQKAEECAQAGDLDCAIESSQAVLELAPKHTKATQLLATSQDKKITQLEEETEEAIAYCASNMDLVCLQDALGRLKSLAPKSELMPRLQQKIDAVKIDIELSQRLPDAYNCLEVDNINPEDIQCAQTILDSLLSLAPEDSAVLALQTKVAELATQLNNASLARDKTINQELESAKKCLNEKRYDCAITHSQAVLQLDNQNTQALSIQQKANYDKKQASDNQRKADKLIQKATTCFNKKNYTCAIANSESALEFVPNYTPAKKMIKKSKQQIESLKNNFKIN, encoded by the coding sequence ATGAATAATAATGACGATGCGAATAACAAGCACGACGCGACTGTTGTGCAGCATAAAGCGCAAAGCAAAGCATCCGCACCGGAAGAAACGGTTGTTCAAGCTAAACCACCCGCTGAAGAAAAAACAGATCGCCGGCAAACCTTATCCACAGGTAATCGCGATGAAGCCTTAACGCGCTTTTATGCCGACCTAAAAAGCGGCGAGAATACCGAGGGTTTTAGCCAAGCCAAACAAATTGCCAATGCCGCACTCGCAGAGAACAAAATACTGTTAAACAAGCGCTTTGTTTTAGAGAGTGTTATTGGGGTAGGTGGTATGGGCACCGTCTACCTCGCTAAAGATTTACGCAAAATAGAAGCTAACGACTTAAAACCCAATGTGGCGGTGAAAGTTTTAAACGATAACTTCAAAAACCATCCAGATGCATTTGTTACCTTGCAGCGCGAAGCCAGCCGCTCGCATACGCTTTCGCACCCAAATATTGTTACTGTTCACGATTTTGACCGCGATGGTGATGTTATTTTCATGACGATGGAATTCCTCGAAGGCCAGCCGTTAGACGCGCTTATTCGGGAGTACCCATCAGGTTTACCGGTAGAGCGCGCAACCACCATTATTCAAGGGTTTTGCGATGCACTTATACACGCCCACAGCAAAGGCATTATTCACAGTGATTTAAAGCCAGGTAATATCTTTGTTACCGACTCCTCGGCCAAAGTATTGGACTTTGGTATTGCTCGCTCGGTAAGCCAAACAGCCGTAGCGGGGGATTTTGATGCTGGCTCATTGGGTGCGCTTACACCAGCTTATGCCACCCTAGAAATGTTTGAGGGCAAAGAGCCTCACCCCAGTGATGACGTTTATGCGACAGCCATCATCGCTTACCAAATACTTACCGGAAAACATCCTTACAATAACCATTCGGCTCAAGAAGCGATTAAAAAGGGGATTAAGCTTGTAAAACCAGAGGCCATTAATAAATACCAATGGCAAGCGCTTGAATCGGCATTAGCACTTAAACGCAGTGAGCGTACCCCGTCGATAGAGCAATTCCTAGCCACCTTTAACCATGTAAAAAAAGTCCCTTATTTTAAGCTATTAAGCGGGGGGCTATTAGTTGCTGTTGCTGCGTTAGGTTACGCTATTTTTAGCGCGCCAGATGAAGTAGCTCTAGCCATTGATAACACCTACCAAAAAGCCGAAGAATGTGCCCAAGCTGGCGATTTAGACTGCGCAATAGAAAGCAGCCAAGCCGTCTTAGAGCTAGCACCTAAGCACACTAAAGCCACCCAACTACTTGCGACATCACAAGATAAAAAAATTACCCAGCTAGAAGAAGAAACCGAAGAGGCCATTGCCTACTGTGCATCGAATATGGATTTGGTATGTTTACAGGATGCCCTTGGGCGGCTAAAAAGCCTAGCGCCCAAAAGCGAGTTAATGCCACGATTACAGCAAAAAATCGATGCTGTTAAGATCGATATTGAGCTTAGCCAACGCCTACCCGATGCATACAACTGCTTGGAAGTAGACAACATCAATCCAGAAGATATTCAGTGCGCCCAAACAATACTGGATTCGCTACTGAGCCTAGCACCAGAAGATTCAGCCGTTTTAGCACTACAAACAAAGGTAGCCGAACTAGCCACACAACTCAATAACGCCAGCCTAGCGCGAGATAAAACAATTAACCAAGAACTAGAATCCGCCAAAAAATGCTTAAACGAAAAACGCTATGATTGCGCCATTACCCATAGCCAAGCCGTATTGCAGCTTGATAACCAAAACACACAGGCACTGTCGATTCAACAAAAGGCAAATTACGATAAAAAGCAGGCGAGCGATAATCAGCGAAAAGCCGATAAGCTCATACAAAAAGCTACAACTTGTTTTAACAAGAAAAACTATACCTGTGCTATTGCTAATTCCGAGTCTGCATTGGAGTTTGTACCTAATTACACACCCGCTAAAAAAATGATTAAAAAATCGAAACAACAGATAGAATCACTTAAAAATAACTTCAAAATTAACTAA
- a CDS encoding DUF4870 family protein, whose product MDIDQEHEKKLRKAKDTSQLVYILQAVSFVIGFTFIAAVVINYIKRDELENTWLESHNRWQMRTFWFSLLWSVIGFITLIVFIGWFILVANAIWVIYRIVRGWINLSEDKEMYQK is encoded by the coding sequence ATGGACATTGACCAAGAACACGAAAAAAAACTGAGGAAAGCCAAAGATACGAGCCAGCTCGTTTACATACTTCAAGCTGTATCCTTTGTTATTGGTTTTACTTTTATTGCCGCAGTTGTTATCAACTACATTAAGCGCGATGAGCTAGAAAACACCTGGCTTGAATCCCATAACCGCTGGCAAATGCGTACCTTCTGGTTTTCGCTGTTATGGTCGGTTATTGGGTTTATCACCCTGATCGTGTTTATTGGCTGGTTTATTTTGGTCGCTAACGCTATTTGGGTTATTTACCGAATCGTAAGAGGCTGGATAAATCTAAGTGAAGATAAAGAGATGTACCAGAAGTAG